A window of the Sphingomonas piscis genome harbors these coding sequences:
- a CDS encoding DUF1674 domain-containing protein produces the protein MKRPKHLNAPAYLSKSPPVPSPDAPAEHGAPEGEELRPDPTRYGDWEKKGVAIDF, from the coding sequence ATGAAACGGCCCAAACACCTCAACGCGCCCGCTTACCTCAGCAAGTCGCCGCCGGTTCCTTCCCCCGATGCACCAGCCGAGCATGGTGCGCCCGAAGGCGAGGAGCTGCGCCCCGACCCGACCCGCTACGGCGACTGGGAAAAGAAGGGCGTCGCCATCGATTTCTGA
- a CDS encoding NAD(P)H-dependent glycerol-3-phosphate dehydrogenase, whose translation MSRVGVVGGGAWGTALAQVAASAGNEVLLWAREPEVVEGINTGGTNPIFLPGRQLHPAIRATDQLSNLDGAEHWLVVTPAQHMRSVLESAPAGDRTLILCSKGIEERSGRLLHDVARELHPQSHVAVLSGPTFAHEVADGLPTAVTLAADDEVSGERIRQLLGQPTFRIYHTDDLTGAEIGGAVKNVLAIACGVVDGRGLGQNARAALIARGFAEMTRFGLARGARRETLAGLSGLGDLVLTCSSTNSRNFSLGKGIGEGRSAAELMSDRRTVAEGAFTAPVLARIAEQEGIDMPIVAAVAALLEGSATAAQALEQLLSRPPRPEAH comes from the coding sequence ATGAGCAGGGTCGGGGTGGTCGGCGGCGGCGCGTGGGGCACTGCCCTGGCGCAGGTTGCGGCGAGTGCCGGCAATGAGGTGTTGCTGTGGGCGCGAGAGCCGGAGGTCGTCGAGGGCATCAACACCGGTGGGACCAATCCCATCTTTCTGCCGGGCCGCCAGCTTCACCCCGCAATCCGGGCCACAGATCAGTTGAGTAATCTCGACGGCGCCGAACACTGGCTCGTCGTCACCCCTGCCCAGCACATGCGCTCCGTTCTGGAGAGCGCTCCGGCGGGAGATCGGACGCTCATCCTCTGTTCGAAGGGCATCGAGGAACGAAGCGGTCGACTGCTCCATGACGTCGCCCGTGAGCTTCACCCGCAATCGCACGTGGCGGTGCTCTCCGGTCCGACCTTTGCCCATGAAGTTGCCGACGGGCTGCCAACCGCCGTGACCCTCGCTGCGGACGACGAGGTAAGTGGCGAGCGCATCCGCCAGCTGCTCGGCCAACCAACCTTTCGCATCTATCATACGGACGACCTCACAGGTGCCGAGATCGGTGGAGCGGTCAAAAACGTGTTGGCGATTGCCTGCGGCGTGGTGGACGGACGCGGCCTGGGTCAGAATGCGCGCGCGGCATTGATCGCGCGCGGCTTCGCCGAAATGACGCGATTCGGGTTGGCTAGGGGCGCCCGCCGCGAAACTCTGGCGGGTCTCTCGGGCCTAGGCGATCTCGTCCTCACCTGCTCCTCCACCAACTCGCGCAACTTTTCCCTCGGCAAGGGGATCGGTGAAGGCCGCTCGGCGGCGGAACTGATGAGCGATCGCCGAACGGTTGCGGAGGGGGCCTTCACTGCGCCGGTGCTCGCCCGCATTGCCGAGCAGGAAGGAATCGACATGCCGATCGTCGCTGCGGTCGCCGCCTTGCTTGAAGGTAGCGCGACCGCCGCCCAGGCGCTGGAGCAATTGCTATCACGACCGCCGCGGCCGGAGGCGCATTGA
- the tsaD gene encoding tRNA (adenosine(37)-N6)-threonylcarbamoyltransferase complex transferase subunit TsaD: MSLILGLESSCDDSAVALVSSDRRILAQAVRGQNDAHRPFGGVVPEIAARAHVEILPQLIRDVLEEADVGVADVDAVAATAGPGLIGGVMVALLAGKGLALAANKPLVAVNHLEGHALSPRLVDPALGFPYLLLLVSGGHCQLLEVRGIGDYRRLATTIDDAAGEAFDKAAKLLGLPYPGGPAIETLATEGDPTIVPLPRPLLGSSEPHFSFAGLKSAVQRAVASGLHRPADIAASFQQAVIDCLVDRTARALDRSEAPALVVAGGVAANGAVRTALAQLAASRGRGFSVPPGWLCTDNAAMIAWAGAERFEAGLVDGLDAPARARWPLDESAEKVRGAGVKA, encoded by the coding sequence ATGTCCCTGATCCTCGGCCTTGAGTCCTCCTGCGACGACAGCGCGGTGGCGCTGGTGTCCAGCGACCGGCGCATACTTGCGCAGGCGGTGCGGGGCCAGAATGACGCGCATCGCCCCTTTGGCGGCGTCGTGCCGGAGATCGCAGCCAGGGCCCACGTCGAGATCCTACCGCAGCTGATCCGGGATGTGCTCGAGGAAGCCGACGTGGGGGTTGCCGACGTCGACGCGGTCGCCGCAACTGCTGGGCCGGGACTGATAGGTGGCGTCATGGTGGCACTTCTCGCCGGCAAGGGTCTGGCCCTGGCCGCGAACAAGCCCCTGGTGGCCGTCAACCATCTTGAAGGACACGCGCTCAGCCCGCGGCTGGTCGATCCCGCGCTCGGCTTTCCCTACCTGCTGCTCCTGGTTTCGGGTGGACATTGCCAATTGCTCGAGGTGCGGGGCATCGGCGACTATCGGCGGCTAGCCACCACCATTGACGACGCGGCAGGCGAAGCCTTCGACAAAGCCGCAAAGCTGCTCGGCCTACCTTATCCGGGCGGGCCCGCGATTGAGACACTAGCGACTGAAGGTGACCCGACAATAGTGCCGCTCCCCCGTCCCCTGCTCGGCAGCAGCGAGCCGCATTTCTCTTTCGCCGGCCTGAAGAGCGCGGTTCAGCGGGCGGTGGCTAGCGGTCTCCATCGCCCTGCGGACATCGCTGCAAGTTTTCAGCAAGCGGTCATCGACTGTCTCGTGGATCGCACCGCCCGTGCCTTGGACCGCAGCGAGGCACCGGCCTTGGTCGTCGCAGGCGGGGTTGCCGCCAACGGAGCAGTGCGCACCGCACTCGCCCAGTTGGCGGCCAGCCGTGGACGCGGCTTCTCCGTGCCTCCTGGCTGGCTCTGCACGGACAATGCGGCGATGATCGCCTGGGCCGGGGCGGAGCGTTTTGAAGCGGGACTAGTGGACGGTCTCGATGCGCCTGCGCGGGCGCGCTGGCCGTTGGATGAAAGTGCTGAAAAGGTGCGCGGAGCGGGGGTCAAGGCATGA
- the hemC gene encoding hydroxymethylbilane synthase, protein MALKLGTRGSPLALAQARKVASALESAQRWPAGYVEILPFTTSGDRIQDRPLADVGGKGLWTKELDRALIEGEVHFCVHSMKDVESERPREIHLASVRPRGDMRDRLIGANSIDELPQGAKVGTSSPRRAAQLRSMRPDLQIVPIRGNVETRLKKVEHGEVDATLLASAGLKRLGITGVGTAIPVETLLPAPGQAVIGIECRTDDHMVQSVLSTISNGITFAAINAERAFTRALGGTCHSPVAALAIFDDGQLNFRAQIFSEDGTEIVEDKAIIDCGDEKTPAEMARRMLEKAPASIRSLFHPA, encoded by the coding sequence ATGGCATTGAAGCTCGGGACTCGCGGTTCTCCCCTCGCCCTCGCCCAGGCACGCAAGGTGGCCTCGGCACTTGAAAGCGCCCAGCGCTGGCCCGCCGGCTATGTGGAAATCCTACCATTCACCACCAGCGGCGACAGGATCCAGGACCGGCCGCTTGCCGATGTCGGCGGCAAGGGGCTGTGGACCAAGGAACTGGACCGCGCGCTGATCGAGGGTGAGGTCCACTTCTGCGTTCATTCCATGAAGGATGTGGAGAGCGAACGCCCGCGCGAGATCCACCTGGCGTCGGTTCGGCCTCGCGGGGACATGCGCGACCGGCTGATCGGTGCCAACTCAATTGATGAGCTGCCGCAGGGTGCAAAAGTCGGGACCTCGTCGCCGCGCCGCGCTGCCCAGCTTCGGTCGATGCGACCGGATCTGCAGATCGTGCCCATTCGCGGCAACGTCGAGACACGGCTCAAGAAGGTCGAGCACGGCGAGGTGGACGCCACCCTGCTCGCGTCGGCCGGGCTGAAGCGGCTCGGCATCACCGGGGTGGGAACGGCGATCCCGGTGGAGACATTGCTTCCCGCGCCGGGGCAGGCGGTGATTGGAATCGAATGCCGTACCGATGACCACATGGTCCAAAGCGTCTTGTCGACGATCAGCAACGGCATCACCTTTGCAGCGATCAATGCGGAGCGAGCCTTTACTCGCGCGCTTGGCGGCACCTGCCATTCGCCGGTGGCGGCGCTTGCCATCTTCGACGACGGGCAGCTCAATTTCCGTGCCCAGATTTTCTCGGAGGACGGCACGGAGATAGTGGAGGATAAGGCGATCATCGATTGCGGCGATGAGAAAACGCCCGCCGAGATGGCGCGCCGCATGCTGGAAAAGGCTCCAGCATCGATCCGGAGCCTGTTTCACCCGGCATGA
- a CDS encoding uroporphyrinogen-III synthase, which produces MTRLIVLRPEPGASETVRRARELGFEVISFPLFAIEPVPWEAPDPAHFDALLLTSANAVRFAGDDLLRYRGLKTLCVGQATAEKAREAGFDVASVGSAGVERLLGSVESDQRLLHLAGEDRTELGEAKQEITAVAVYRSRALPAPETLRETDGAILLVHSPRAGKRLVEVADELRVDRSRVALAAISKAALEASGGGWAETQAADKPDDPSLLALARAMCDSRPRP; this is translated from the coding sequence ATGACCCGGCTGATCGTCCTGCGCCCGGAGCCGGGTGCGTCCGAGACCGTCCGGCGTGCGCGGGAACTTGGGTTCGAGGTAATCTCCTTTCCGCTGTTCGCAATCGAGCCCGTGCCTTGGGAAGCACCGGATCCGGCCCACTTCGATGCCCTGCTGCTGACCAGCGCCAACGCCGTGCGGTTCGCGGGAGACGATCTGCTGCGCTATCGTGGCCTCAAGACCTTGTGCGTGGGGCAGGCCACGGCGGAGAAAGCCAGAGAGGCGGGCTTCGACGTCGCAAGCGTCGGCTCGGCGGGGGTCGAGCGATTACTCGGCTCCGTCGAATCGGACCAGCGGCTGCTTCACCTGGCGGGGGAGGACCGGACGGAGCTCGGCGAGGCAAAGCAGGAGATCACGGCCGTGGCTGTCTACCGGTCGCGCGCCTTGCCAGCGCCAGAGACTCTCCGGGAGACAGACGGAGCGATCCTGCTCGTCCATTCGCCAAGGGCCGGAAAGAGGCTCGTCGAAGTCGCCGATGAGTTGCGCGTCGATCGGTCGAGGGTGGCGCTCGCGGCGATCAGCAAGGCTGCGCTGGAGGCTTCCGGAGGAGGATGGGCAGAGACCCAAGCTGCCGACAAGCCAGACGATCCGTCATTGCTGGCCCTTGCGCGCGCCATGTGCGACAGTAGGCCCCGACCATGA
- a CDS encoding serine hydrolase: MMMPLRTLLTTAVATLGTLVSASAAPPPKPSRSLAPKPPTPSVAEPATAPAALRDQLRTITRAFDGSSGIAIVSLRDGWEASWNGDKLFPQQSCSKLWVAITAMDAVDRGRIRLSNKVTLTRDDLTLFHQPIRQKILTGPYTTTLGALLFQAVTESDNTANDRLLRAVGGSEAVRAMIARKGLGAIRFYEGERKLQSRIAGLTWQPSYSYGNAFETARAALPMPVRQAAFDRYLTNPYDGAAPRAVANALARLKAGQLLSPTSTAELLSIMGSTRTGKLRVRAGLAPGWSWNHKTGTGQQLGGRIGGINDIGLLTAPDGAIYAMSIMTVPNRADGGAQDLMQAVARAVIAQHRTRRARQV; encoded by the coding sequence ATGATGATGCCACTTCGAACCTTGCTGACGACGGCGGTGGCGACTCTCGGCACTTTGGTGAGCGCGTCGGCGGCGCCTCCTCCCAAGCCGAGCCGCTCTCTTGCGCCAAAGCCGCCGACACCGTCCGTCGCTGAGCCCGCAACTGCGCCGGCGGCGCTTCGTGATCAGCTCCGTACCATAACGCGCGCGTTCGACGGCTCGTCGGGCATCGCGATCGTGTCGCTTCGCGACGGCTGGGAAGCGAGCTGGAATGGCGACAAGCTGTTCCCGCAGCAGAGTTGCTCCAAGCTCTGGGTGGCGATCACGGCGATGGACGCAGTGGACCGTGGGAGAATCCGGCTGTCGAACAAGGTCACGCTGACGCGCGACGACCTAACCCTGTTCCACCAGCCGATCCGGCAGAAGATCCTGACGGGGCCTTACACCACGACCCTCGGCGCACTGCTGTTCCAGGCGGTCACTGAGAGCGACAATACTGCCAACGACCGCCTGTTGCGCGCGGTTGGAGGGTCAGAAGCCGTACGCGCCATGATCGCGCGTAAGGGCCTTGGCGCAATTCGCTTCTACGAAGGCGAGCGCAAGCTCCAGTCGCGGATCGCGGGGCTGACTTGGCAGCCGAGCTATTCCTACGGAAATGCATTCGAGACCGCGCGCGCCGCCCTGCCGATGCCAGTCAGGCAAGCTGCGTTCGATCGCTATCTTACCAACCCCTATGACGGTGCAGCGCCACGGGCGGTTGCGAATGCCCTCGCGCGCCTGAAGGCGGGACAGTTGTTGTCGCCAACCTCAACGGCGGAATTGCTGTCGATTATGGGCAGCACCCGCACCGGCAAGCTTCGCGTGCGGGCGGGCTTGGCCCCCGGGTGGAGCTGGAATCACAAAACGGGCACTGGGCAGCAGCTTGGCGGCCGAATCGGCGGGATCAATGACATCGGCCTGCTCACGGCACCGGACGGCGCCATTTACGCGATGTCGATCATGACGGTGCCGAACAGGGCCGACGGTGGCGCACAGGATCTTATGCAGGCCGTCGCAAGAGCGGTGATCGCCCAGCATCGCACCAGAAGGGCACGCCAAGTCTAG
- a CDS encoding tyrosine-type recombinase/integrase: MPRFTDQSVRSIKPPITGQAEHADDLVQGLRLRVGAGGRKAWIVRTRVAGKPTNKKLGTFPVLGVAEARTAARTFLAMAAQQGPGRANHSFGELAKHWIDHVARVKNKSWRNQERRIEIYLLPVWKDRELSSIRRSDVRDLVDGIEGEVAPGRALAMAKTLFRYALTRDWIDASPADGIPAPRADTPRDRFLRMDEVHRVYIAADLLGYPFAGFIKMLLLTGQRRTEVAAMRWDQIDLDTSSWILSREETKSARQHLVPLSQLAREVLRATPRLGPYVWTSDGQTHVKGFSKAKAALDRFLASENAGDIKPWRLHDLRRSVATHLVRLGTSEVVVGRILNHAARGVTARTYALHSYEPEKRKALEQWSAEILRLLPQS; the protein is encoded by the coding sequence GTGCCAAGGTTTACCGATCAAAGTGTTCGTTCCATCAAGCCTCCGATCACTGGTCAGGCTGAGCACGCAGATGATTTGGTGCAAGGCTTGCGCCTTCGCGTAGGCGCAGGCGGACGGAAGGCTTGGATCGTCCGGACCAGAGTGGCTGGTAAGCCCACCAACAAAAAGCTTGGGACATTCCCGGTTCTCGGCGTCGCTGAAGCGCGGACAGCCGCTCGAACCTTCCTGGCGATGGCAGCTCAGCAGGGTCCGGGACGAGCCAATCACTCGTTTGGCGAGCTAGCGAAACACTGGATCGATCATGTTGCTCGCGTCAAAAACAAGAGTTGGCGCAATCAAGAACGCCGCATAGAAATTTACCTGCTGCCGGTCTGGAAGGATCGTGAGCTAAGTTCCATACGCCGCTCGGATGTCCGGGACCTCGTTGATGGGATTGAGGGGGAGGTGGCACCCGGCCGTGCTCTTGCGATGGCAAAGACATTGTTCCGGTACGCTCTGACTCGAGATTGGATCGATGCGTCTCCGGCTGACGGGATTCCGGCCCCTAGGGCAGACACACCTCGGGATCGCTTCCTGCGCATGGATGAGGTGCATCGGGTCTACATAGCCGCGGATCTGCTCGGCTATCCCTTTGCTGGCTTCATCAAAATGCTCCTTCTCACGGGACAGCGCCGGACCGAGGTAGCCGCAATGCGCTGGGATCAAATCGATCTAGACACTTCCTCTTGGATCCTCTCAAGAGAAGAGACGAAGTCGGCCCGGCAACACCTTGTTCCACTGTCGCAATTAGCTCGGGAGGTGCTTCGCGCCACACCGCGGCTCGGGCCGTACGTATGGACGAGCGACGGTCAGACGCACGTAAAGGGGTTCAGCAAGGCGAAGGCTGCACTTGATCGTTTTCTAGCTTCTGAAAATGCGGGCGATATCAAGCCCTGGCGCCTACATGACCTAAGACGTTCGGTCGCCACTCACCTAGTTCGGCTGGGGACCTCTGAAGTGGTTGTAGGGCGTATACTCAACCACGCGGCTCGAGGTGTTACCGCCCGAACATACGCCCTACACAGCTACGAGCCTGAAAAGCGGAAAGCACTTGAGCAGTGGTCTGCTGAGATCCTGCGACTTCTACCTCAATCCTAG
- a CDS encoding helix-turn-helix transcriptional regulator, which produces MQDEAFLTESRTTQLTTLSRATINRKVARGEFPAPIYISARRKAWRESAVRAWMEERAARSADQ; this is translated from the coding sequence ATGCAGGATGAAGCCTTCCTTACCGAGAGCCGAACGACACAGCTTACGACCTTAAGCCGCGCAACCATCAATCGAAAAGTTGCTCGTGGTGAATTCCCAGCTCCGATCTACATTTCCGCGCGGCGCAAAGCTTGGAGAGAGTCCGCGGTTCGTGCCTGGATGGAAGAGCGCGCCGCCCGTTCTGCCGATCAGTAG
- a CDS encoding bifunctional DNA primase/polymerase, giving the protein MGGTFSEWQPRYAEHTIATFPVKEKRPAVKNYLKLGLLYSSQLAIKFPEAESFGFACRHNRITVLDVDCSDERLLADAMDEFGTSPFVVRSGSGNFQVWYRHGGERRKVRPDPSRPIDILGDGFVVAPPSRGTKGYYSIIEGCLDDLARLPRMRHSTVARCDPAAVCAAGLVGAGQRNDQLWTACMKRASSCGSFDELLEIGMHLNQAEFYEPLPADEVLKVVASAWQKECTGENWFGRGARVVWATEDIDTLLRNDPDAFILLTILKRHHWGPRKFVIANAMADTMPGGGWSRKRFAATRHRLERMGVIQEHRPASRQHGPALYQFKGGRR; this is encoded by the coding sequence GTGGGTGGCACCTTTTCGGAATGGCAGCCCCGATATGCGGAGCACACCATTGCGACATTTCCGGTGAAGGAGAAGCGCCCCGCTGTTAAGAACTATCTGAAGCTCGGCCTGCTCTATTCCAGCCAGCTAGCGATCAAGTTTCCTGAAGCCGAGAGCTTCGGTTTTGCGTGCCGCCATAATCGTATCACAGTTCTCGACGTCGATTGTTCTGATGAGCGTCTGCTGGCTGACGCGATGGACGAGTTTGGAACTTCCCCGTTTGTGGTGCGCAGCGGTTCCGGCAACTTCCAAGTGTGGTATCGCCACGGCGGGGAGCGGCGGAAGGTTAGACCTGATCCCTCACGGCCTATCGACATCCTTGGCGATGGGTTCGTGGTCGCACCGCCCTCCCGGGGCACAAAGGGCTACTACAGCATCATTGAGGGCTGTTTAGACGATCTGGCCCGCCTTCCAAGAATGCGGCACTCCACAGTCGCCCGGTGCGACCCTGCCGCTGTTTGCGCTGCCGGGTTGGTTGGCGCGGGCCAGCGTAATGACCAGCTGTGGACAGCCTGCATGAAGCGGGCAAGCTCATGCGGGAGCTTCGACGAGCTGCTGGAGATCGGCATGCACCTGAATCAAGCAGAGTTTTACGAACCCTTGCCCGCCGACGAAGTGCTTAAGGTGGTCGCAAGTGCTTGGCAGAAGGAGTGCACCGGCGAAAACTGGTTTGGGCGTGGAGCTCGGGTGGTGTGGGCGACAGAAGACATCGACACCCTTCTCCGCAACGATCCCGACGCCTTCATTCTGCTGACGATCCTCAAGCGCCACCACTGGGGACCGCGCAAATTCGTTATCGCAAATGCAATGGCCGACACGATGCCGGGCGGGGGGTGGTCAAGAAAGCGGTTCGCGGCAACTCGCCATCGCCTCGAACGAATGGGAGTGATCCAGGAACACCGGCCTGCAAGCCGTCAGCACGGACCAGCCCTGTATCAATTCAAGGGTGGCCGCAGATGA
- a CDS encoding PEP-CTERM sorting domain-containing protein: protein MIPTVGSAAVVKYAFAPVGGTLSYDPSVAEAISGSFIRPGYGGTFTFDTATNSLLGFEYGFPLSLNWGAGPDDFPKDAVINLFGSAGPCDLQCFTDAINASSYSIEFVQTTVRLNFGGALNGTVTGTGGFGVGRPISATGNFHVTGSVPEPSTWGLLLFGFTAIGVGMRRSRKANFRTLLSAD, encoded by the coding sequence ATGATCCCAACCGTCGGCAGCGCTGCCGTTGTGAAATACGCCTTCGCTCCAGTGGGCGGCACCCTCTCGTATGACCCCAGCGTCGCTGAGGCCATCAGCGGCTCATTCATCCGCCCCGGCTACGGTGGTACCTTCACTTTTGACACGGCTACGAATAGCCTCCTTGGCTTTGAATACGGCTTCCCCTTGTCGCTTAATTGGGGCGCAGGACCAGACGACTTCCCAAAGGATGCCGTAATAAATTTATTCGGTAGCGCAGGTCCGTGTGATCTTCAGTGCTTTACTGACGCGATCAACGCGAGCTCGTATTCCATCGAATTTGTGCAAACAACCGTCAGGCTAAATTTCGGCGGAGCGCTAAATGGCACCGTCACTGGGACTGGTGGGTTTGGCGTGGGTCGCCCGATCTCAGCGACTGGCAATTTCCACGTCACCGGGAGCGTGCCCGAGCCATCCACTTGGGGGCTGCTGCTGTTTGGGTTCACCGCGATCGGGGTCGGCATGCGGCGCTCCCGCAAAGCGAACTTCCGCACCCTTCTTTCGGCAGATTAG